The following nucleotide sequence is from Myxococcota bacterium.
TTTCGCTATGCGGACCTCGACGGCGACGACCGGCTCGCCTCCTACTTCCAGTGGATCGACGGCGACCAGCTCGCGCCCGTCTTCCACCCGCGGCTGCGCGAGGAGTTCGCGCGCTCGCCGCGCAGCCCAGTGCTGCGCGCGCTCGACGGGCTGCCGAGGAGCGTCGCCCCGCTCAATCGCATGCTCTTCCTCGAGACGAAGTTCTTCCTCGCGGACCACAACCTGAACTACGTCGACAAGGTGTCGATGGCGAACGGCGTCGAGGTGCGCGTGCCGCTCCTCGACCCCGAGCTCGTCGCGCTCGTGGCCCGCCTGCCCGTCGGGTACAAGCAGCGCGGCAACACCGGCAAGTGGGTGCTGCGGCGCGCGATGGCGCCGTACCTGCCGCGCGAGGTGCTCTATCGCGGCAAGACGGGCTTCGGCGCGCCGCTGCGCAACTGGCTCCGCAGCGAGCTCGCTCCGCTCGTCGACGAGCTGCTCGCGGAGCGGGCGCTCGAGGCGCGCGGGCTCTTCGACCCGGCCGGCGTGCGCGCGCTGGTCGACGCCGATCGCGCCCGGCGCCAGGACGCGAGCTACACGATCTTCTCGCTGATGTGCATCGAGCTGTGGTGCCGCATGTTCGTCGACGTGCCCGCGCCGGCGCTCGCGCCGCGCGTCGAGTCCCGGAGGACGCGGTGAAGCAGGTCGTCCAGACGCCGCGCAGCGGCGCGCTCGAGCTCGTCGAGGTGCCGGCTCCGACGCCGGGGCCGGGCCAGGTGCTCGTGCGCACGCACTACTCGGTGATGTCGCCCGGCACCGAGAAGATGGCGATGGAGTTCGCGCGCAAGTCGCTGCTCGGCAAGGCGCAGAGCCGGCCCGACCTCGTGAGGCAGGTGGTCCGCAAGCTGCGCCACGAGGGCCCGCTCCAGACCTATCGCGCCGTGCTCGGGCGGCTCGACGCGCCGCAGCCGCTCGGATACTCGAGCGCGGGCGTCGTCGAGGAGTGCGGCCCGGGCGTGCGCGGCCTCGCGCCCGGCGACCGCGTCGCGTGCGCGGGCGCCGGCTATGCGAATCACGCCGAGCTCGTCGTCGTGCCCGAGAACCTCGTCGCGCGCGCGCCCGACGGCGTCGGCCTCGACGATGCGGCGTTCGCGACCGTGGGTGCGATCGCGATGCAGGGCGTGCGCCTCGCGCGCCCCGAGCTCGGCGAGGTCGCGGTGGTCGTCGGGCTCGGCCTGATCGGCCAGCTCGCCGTGCAGCTCCTGCGCGCGGCGGGCTGCCGCGTGCTCGGCGTCGACACCAACGAGGCGCGCGCGAAGCTCGCGCTCGACAACGGCGCCGAGTGGGTCGCCGCGCCCGGCTCGATCGCGCCGTCGTGGAAGGACGTCGCGACCGAGGGGCACGGCGCCGACCTCGCGGTCGTCGCCGCGTCCGCCGATTCGTCGGCGCCGATCGCGCTCGCGGCCGATCTCTGTCGCGCGCGCGGGCGCATCGCGGTCGTCGGCGCGATGCCGATGGAGCTCGACCGCCGCGTCTTCTACGACAAGGAGCTCGAGCTCGCGGTCAGCAAGTCGTACGGCCCCGGCCGCTACGACTACCGCTACGAGGAGCAGGGCTACGACTACCCGCTCGCCTACGTGCGCTGGACGGAGAACCGCAACCTCGGCGCGTTCCTCGCGCTCGTGCGCGCGGGCAGCGTCGACCCGAAGCGGCTCGGCGCCGAGACGGTCGCCTTCGACGACGCCGTCGCGAGCTACGAGTCGCTCGCGAGCGGGCGGAGCGCCGCGCTCTCGGTGCTCTTCCGCTATGCGCCGGACGCCGCGTCGGCGGCGCGCCGCATCGAGCTCGCGTCGCCGCGCGAGGCGAAGGACTCCGTCGGCGTCGCCTTCCTCGGCGCGGGCACCTACGCGAAGGGCGTGCTGCTGCCGGCGCTCGGGCGCGGCGCGGCCGTGCGGCCCGTCTCGCTCGTGACGGCGACGGGCGCCTCGGCGCGCAAGACGGCGGAGCGCTTCGGCTTCGCGCGCTGCGCGACGGACCCCGACGACGCGCTCGCCGATCCGTCGGTCGACCTCGTCGTCATCGCGACGCGGCACGACTCGCACGCGGAGCTCGCGTGCCGCGCGCTGCGCGCGGGCAAGGCCGTGTGGCTCGAGAAGCCGGTCGGCCTCGATCTCGACGAGGTCGACGCCGTCGCCGCCGCCGCGCGCGAGACCGGCGGCTTCCTCACCGTCGGCTACAACCGGCGCGCCTCGGCGCACGTGCGCGCGGTGCGGGACGCGTTCGCCGGGCGCGGCGCGCCGCTCTCGATCCAGTACACGGTGGCGGCCGGGCCGCCTCCCGCCGGCACCTGGATCACCGACCCGCGCACCGGCGGCGGGCGCGTCGTCGGCGAGCTCTGCCACTTCGTCGACCTGTGCACGCACCTCGTCGGCGCGCCGCCCGCGCGCGTGTTCGCGCAGGCGCTCGGCCGCGACCCGGAGCGCGACGACTCGGTCGTCGTGCAGCTCGGCTTCGCCGACGGCTCGGTCGCGAGCATCGGCTACCTCGCGCGCGCGAGCGCGGAGCTCCCCAAGGAACGCTTCGAGGTCTCGGGCGAGGGGCGCACGATGCGCTGCGAGAACTTCCGCTCGACGACGGGCCACGGTGCGCGCGGGCTCACCACGGTGAACCAGGACAAGGGCCAGGAGGCGGCGCTCGCTGCCGCCGTCGAGGCCGTCCGCGCCGGTGCGCCGTCGCCCATCCCGCTCGACGAGATCGTCGCCGGCGCGCGCGCGACGTTCGCCGTGCTCGAGTCGATCGAGACGGGGCGGGCGGTCGAGGTCGCGGGATGAGCGAGGCCGCGCCCGTCCCGATGTCCGGCGCGGCACCGGCGGAGCCCGCGCGGCGGCGCACCGAGGGCGGGCCCGACCTCCGCCTCGCGGCGATCCTGTTCGCGGCGATCCCCGCGGTCGCGTTCCTCGTGTGCGGCATCGCGTTCGCGTCGGGGACTCGCGGCGACGAGATGACCATGGTGGTGATCGCCATGTTCACGTTCGTCGTCGGCGTCCTGCCCATCGCCGTCCAGGCGCTGCTCCCGGCGAGCCGTCGCCACCTGTTCATCTCCCTCTTCGCGCTCGCCTTCCTCGTGTACTTCGTGCTGCCGGTGTTCCCGGAGTACTTCTGGAGCGACCACGAGGGCTTCCAGCGCGATCGCCTCATCAACATCGCCCCGGCCGACATCGTCAACGGTCAGCTCGCCGCGCTCGTCGCGCTGTGCTCGGTGCTCGCGGGCTTCGCACTGCCGCTCGGCAAGGTCGCGGCGGCCGTGCTGCCGTCGCCGCGGTACGACTGGGGCTACGCGAACACCCTGCTCATCGCCGTGCTGATGATCGCGTTCGGGTGGCTGATCTTCCTGCTCGGTCAGTTCGGACTGCTTCCGCGCGACCTCGGGACGGGCTTCCTCGGCACCCTCAGCTCGAGCTACTACCTCGGCAACGGCATGCTCGTCATCGCGGCGCTCCGACACCGCTCGCGCGCCGCGGTCCTGCTTCTCCTGGTGATGTTGCCGCCGTCGATGGGCTTCGCCTTCTTCACGGGCTCGAAGAAGCTCGTGCTCGCCCCGCTCGCGACCATCGCACTCGCCCACATCGTGACCACCCGACGCGTGCGAATCTCGTGGTTCCTCGGCGGCCTCGTGGCGATCACGTTCCTGTATCCGATCGCGCAGTTCTACCGCGACGTCGTCCAGGTCGGGAACCAGCTCGGCGCGGTCGAGGTGCTCCGCAATCCCGGTCGCGCCATCGGATTGTTGTCCGCGTTCGTGAGCTCGGTCGACTGGGGCGAGTACCTCCTCGCCGGGCTGAACGCGACGTCGTCGCGCATGAGTGCGCTCGGCATCCTGTCCGTGATCGTGCGCGACACGCCCGACGCGGTCCCGTTCCAGGGAGGCTGGACCGTCGGGCTCGTGTTCATCTCCTACATCCCGCGCATCGTCTGGCCGGACAAGCCGATCACCACGATCGGGCAGTGGGTCACCGACAACTACGGCGCGGGCCCGATCGTGACGTCGCAGACAGGGCCGTCGCAGGTCGGGGAGCTCTTCTTCAACTTCGGGTGGCCCGGCATCATCCTCGGGATGCTGGTGATCGGGATGCTCTTCCGCCTGATGAGCGAGATGGTGTTCCGGCCGAACGCACCGACGGTCGCGCTGATCACGGCCGTCACCGCGTTGTGGACGATCCTGCTGAGCCTGCAGGGCGCGCTCACGGGCCTGATCAACGGCTTCGTCTTCGCATTGATCCCGATCGTCGCCGCGCACCTGATCGTCCGCTTCGTGCTCGGTGGGCGGCCTGCGGCGCGAGGAGCGGAACCCTACTCCGCGTAGCCGAGGTTTCGCAGCAGCTCGATCGGGATGTCGGATTCGGTGTCGCTCTCGACGGGGTGCCAGTACGGAACCGCCGCCTCGAGCGCCGCTCGCAGTCGGTCCAGTCGCGCTCGATCGCTTCCGGCGACGTCCCGATGCTCGGTCGGATCGCGCAGGAGGTCGTAGACCTGCGTCGTCTCCCCGTAGCCGGACCAGACGAGCTTCGCGTCAGCGAGGTCGATTCCGCGTTGCACGATCAGCGTCTGGTACGGGCGATGCCACGCGGACGGAGTCCGGATGTACGACGATGCGTAGCGCTCGTCGCGCCGAAGGCGAACGCGCGCGTCGACCCAGCGATCGAGGGATTCCACGCGCTCGCCGCGCGGGCGGGCGGCGAGTCGAGGAAGGAGGTCGAAGAAGTCGCGGGCTTCGAGGCGTCCCCCGACCCGCTCCGCGGCGACGTCTTCGGCGCACAGGATCGCGGGGAGGTGGAGCAGCTCGGGATGGAGCGACAGGCCGTGCCCGAGCCCGCCGTGCTCGCCGAACTCCTCGCCGTGGTCGGACGTGAGGAACACGAGTGTCGACGGCCCGAGGGCGCGCACGGCGTCGCCGATGAGTGCGCTCACCTGACCGTCCGCGAACGACAGCTCGCGCTCGTACGCCCG
It contains:
- a CDS encoding Gfo/Idh/MocA family oxidoreductase — translated: MKQVVQTPRSGALELVEVPAPTPGPGQVLVRTHYSVMSPGTEKMAMEFARKSLLGKAQSRPDLVRQVVRKLRHEGPLQTYRAVLGRLDAPQPLGYSSAGVVEECGPGVRGLAPGDRVACAGAGYANHAELVVVPENLVARAPDGVGLDDAAFATVGAIAMQGVRLARPELGEVAVVVGLGLIGQLAVQLLRAAGCRVLGVDTNEARAKLALDNGAEWVAAPGSIAPSWKDVATEGHGADLAVVAASADSSAPIALAADLCRARGRIAVVGAMPMELDRRVFYDKELELAVSKSYGPGRYDYRYEEQGYDYPLAYVRWTENRNLGAFLALVRAGSVDPKRLGAETVAFDDAVASYESLASGRSAALSVLFRYAPDAASAARRIELASPREAKDSVGVAFLGAGTYAKGVLLPALGRGAAVRPVSLVTATGASARKTAERFGFARCATDPDDALADPSVDLVVIATRHDSHAELACRALRAGKAVWLEKPVGLDLDEVDAVAAAARETGGFLTVGYNRRASAHVRAVRDAFAGRGAPLSIQYTVAAGPPPAGTWITDPRTGGGRVVGELCHFVDLCTHLVGAPPARVFAQALGRDPERDDSVVVQLGFADGSVASIGYLARASAELPKERFEVSGEGRTMRCENFRSTTGHGARGLTTVNQDKGQEAALAAAVEAVRAGAPSPIPLDEIVAGARATFAVLESIETGRAVEVAG